A section of the Maylandia zebra isolate NMK-2024a linkage group LG8, Mzebra_GT3a, whole genome shotgun sequence genome encodes:
- the entpd1 gene encoding ectonucleoside triphosphate diphosphohydrolase 1 isoform X2, protein MKEKNPWPTPVTIIIIVIGVIAIVALVTVAVLQNKPVPQKYKYGIVLDAGSSHTALYIYQWPAEKDNNTGRVEQTHSCKVKGKGISSYASEPWKAGESLKECMGEAEETVPKERAHETPLYLGATAGMRLLDIVNSSASKNVFQAVENALRNSPFSYQGARILSGQEEGAFGWVTVNYLDDRLKQGLKTTGALDLGGASTQISFISDDFDGSESPINSVNFRLYGNDYNLYTHSFLCYGKDQALKMVVANQTQSGATTVLDPCFHSGYNETKNYSVLYDSPCVSGRKPQEVPEIFDHIGKGNFQECQEVVKSVFNFTSCKYSRCSFNGVFQPLLQGPFGAFSAYYFVMNFLNLTDTSMPLETVKEKLSQYCATSWDKIKIQHPTVNVKYLAEYCFSGTYILTLLTEGYDFTAVTYSNIKFIKKIKGSDAGWTLGYMLNLTNMIPAEAPDSPPLPHAGYVSIVTIMTILLIGLLLLLALRIFWPRCSKKTQIV, encoded by the exons ATGAAAGAGAAGAACCCCTGGCCTACGCCTGtgaccatcatcatcattgtgATTGGTGTCATAGCGATTGTTGCCCTGGTGACGGTGGCGGTTTTGCAGAACAAACCTGTCCCCCAAAAGTACAAG TATGGGATTGTGCTGGATGCTGGATCTTCCCACACAGCTCTTTATATTTATCAGTGGCCAGCAGAGAAGGATAACAACACTGGCAGAGTTGAACAGACACACTCCTGCAAAGTCAAAG GTAAAGGTATTTCCAGCTATGCGTCTGAACCATGGAAAGCAGGAGAGTCTCTGAAAGAGTGCAtgggggaggctgaggagaCTGTCCCCAAAGAAAGAGCTCACGAGACCCCACTCTATCTGGGAGCCACAGCAGGAATGAGGCTGCTGGA TATTGTGAATAGCTCAGCATCAAAGAACGTATTTCAGGCTGTGGAGAACGCCTTGCGGAACTCCCCCTTCTCCTATCAGGGAGCAAGAATCCTCAGTGGGCAGGAAGAGGGTGCCTTCGGGTGGGTCACAGTCAACTACTTGGATGATCGTCTCAAACAG GGCTTGAAAACAACAGGCGCTCTTGACCTTGGCGGGGCGTCTACTCAAATTAGCTTTATATCCGATGATTTTGACGGCTCAGAGTCACCCATCAACTCTGTCAACTTCCGACTCTATGGAAATGATTATAACCTGTATACTCACAGCTTCCTGTGCTACGGAAAAGACCAAGCGTTAAAAATGGTGGTGGCAAATCAGACTCAG TCAGGTGCAACAACAGTATTGGATCCTTGTTTCCACTCAGGCTACAATGAGACAAAGAACTACTCCGTCCTTTATGACAGCCCCTGTGTGTCAGGCAGGAAACCTCAGGAAGTTCCAGAAATATTTGATCACATTGGGAAAGGAAACTTCCAAGAATGCCAAGAAGTTGTCAAAAGTGTATTTAACTTTACTTCCTGCAAATACAGCCGATGCTCTTTCAATGGGGTCTTCCAGCCTCTTTTGCAGGGGCCATTCGGG GCGTTCTCTGCTTACTACTTTGTGATGAACTTCCTCAATTTGACGGATACATCCATGCCCCTTGAAACTGTGAAGGAAAAGCTAAGCCAGTACTGTGCTACCTCTTGGGATAAG ATAAAGATTCAGCATCCTACAGTAAACGTAAAGTATCTGGCTGAATACTGCTTCTCGGGCACCTACATCCTCACCCTGTTGACAGAAGGATATGATTTCACTGCAGTGACTTACTCAAACATAAAATTCATCAAGAAG ATAAAAGGCAGTGATGCAGGCTGGACTCTGGGTTACATGTTGAATCTCACCAACATGATCCCAGCTGAGGCTCCTGACTCACCCCCTCTCCCCCACGCTGGCTACGTCTCCATAGTAACCATCATGACAATACTACTCATTGGCCTCCTCTTACTTCTCGCCCTCCGCATATTCTGGCCCCGTTGCtccaagaaaacacaaattgtATAA
- the LOC143419865 gene encoding uncharacterized protein LOC143419865 encodes MRRKRSSRSIFRDPYDVIERRRREGRPLLIQLESLTRRSRTLTQLFQGTLQTRLLASTRDDVNAKLESITGQLQLLVSEWEGFEAQREELVVWLADMDVRLTS; translated from the exons atgaggaggaagagaagcagcaggagcatctttagggatccctatgatgtcattgag aggcggcggcgagaggggagacctctgctcatccagctggagagcctgaccaggaggagtcgaacattaactcagctctttcagggcaccctgcagactcGGCTGTTGGCATCGACGAGGGATGACGTGAACGCcaaactggagtccatcacaggtcaactgcag ctccttgtctcagagtgggaggggtttgaagcacaaagggaggaacttgtcgtttggttggctgatatggatgtgaggttgaccagctga
- the entpd1 gene encoding ectonucleoside triphosphate diphosphohydrolase 1 isoform X1, with protein sequence MSAQREMKEKNPWPTPVTIIIIVIGVIAIVALVTVAVLQNKPVPQKYKYGIVLDAGSSHTALYIYQWPAEKDNNTGRVEQTHSCKVKGKGISSYASEPWKAGESLKECMGEAEETVPKERAHETPLYLGATAGMRLLDIVNSSASKNVFQAVENALRNSPFSYQGARILSGQEEGAFGWVTVNYLDDRLKQGLKTTGALDLGGASTQISFISDDFDGSESPINSVNFRLYGNDYNLYTHSFLCYGKDQALKMVVANQTQSGATTVLDPCFHSGYNETKNYSVLYDSPCVSGRKPQEVPEIFDHIGKGNFQECQEVVKSVFNFTSCKYSRCSFNGVFQPLLQGPFGAFSAYYFVMNFLNLTDTSMPLETVKEKLSQYCATSWDKIKIQHPTVNVKYLAEYCFSGTYILTLLTEGYDFTAVTYSNIKFIKKIKGSDAGWTLGYMLNLTNMIPAEAPDSPPLPHAGYVSIVTIMTILLIGLLLLLALRIFWPRCSKKTQIV encoded by the exons ATGTCTGCACAAAGAG AGATGAAAGAGAAGAACCCCTGGCCTACGCCTGtgaccatcatcatcattgtgATTGGTGTCATAGCGATTGTTGCCCTGGTGACGGTGGCGGTTTTGCAGAACAAACCTGTCCCCCAAAAGTACAAG TATGGGATTGTGCTGGATGCTGGATCTTCCCACACAGCTCTTTATATTTATCAGTGGCCAGCAGAGAAGGATAACAACACTGGCAGAGTTGAACAGACACACTCCTGCAAAGTCAAAG GTAAAGGTATTTCCAGCTATGCGTCTGAACCATGGAAAGCAGGAGAGTCTCTGAAAGAGTGCAtgggggaggctgaggagaCTGTCCCCAAAGAAAGAGCTCACGAGACCCCACTCTATCTGGGAGCCACAGCAGGAATGAGGCTGCTGGA TATTGTGAATAGCTCAGCATCAAAGAACGTATTTCAGGCTGTGGAGAACGCCTTGCGGAACTCCCCCTTCTCCTATCAGGGAGCAAGAATCCTCAGTGGGCAGGAAGAGGGTGCCTTCGGGTGGGTCACAGTCAACTACTTGGATGATCGTCTCAAACAG GGCTTGAAAACAACAGGCGCTCTTGACCTTGGCGGGGCGTCTACTCAAATTAGCTTTATATCCGATGATTTTGACGGCTCAGAGTCACCCATCAACTCTGTCAACTTCCGACTCTATGGAAATGATTATAACCTGTATACTCACAGCTTCCTGTGCTACGGAAAAGACCAAGCGTTAAAAATGGTGGTGGCAAATCAGACTCAG TCAGGTGCAACAACAGTATTGGATCCTTGTTTCCACTCAGGCTACAATGAGACAAAGAACTACTCCGTCCTTTATGACAGCCCCTGTGTGTCAGGCAGGAAACCTCAGGAAGTTCCAGAAATATTTGATCACATTGGGAAAGGAAACTTCCAAGAATGCCAAGAAGTTGTCAAAAGTGTATTTAACTTTACTTCCTGCAAATACAGCCGATGCTCTTTCAATGGGGTCTTCCAGCCTCTTTTGCAGGGGCCATTCGGG GCGTTCTCTGCTTACTACTTTGTGATGAACTTCCTCAATTTGACGGATACATCCATGCCCCTTGAAACTGTGAAGGAAAAGCTAAGCCAGTACTGTGCTACCTCTTGGGATAAG ATAAAGATTCAGCATCCTACAGTAAACGTAAAGTATCTGGCTGAATACTGCTTCTCGGGCACCTACATCCTCACCCTGTTGACAGAAGGATATGATTTCACTGCAGTGACTTACTCAAACATAAAATTCATCAAGAAG ATAAAAGGCAGTGATGCAGGCTGGACTCTGGGTTACATGTTGAATCTCACCAACATGATCCCAGCTGAGGCTCCTGACTCACCCCCTCTCCCCCACGCTGGCTACGTCTCCATAGTAACCATCATGACAATACTACTCATTGGCCTCCTCTTACTTCTCGCCCTCCGCATATTCTGGCCCCGTTGCtccaagaaaacacaaattgtATAA